In Corvus cornix cornix isolate S_Up_H32 chromosome 17, ASM73873v5, whole genome shotgun sequence, the DNA window CTGGCTGGCAAAGTCTCCTGGAAATGGATTTCGTGGGAAGAAGTGGACTGGGGTGAGGTGGGAGCTCCCTTGAAGCCCTCCATTTGGGACCTGCTCAGCAGGCAGCATTGGGTTTTTTGGAGGACAAGGAAAACCCCTGGGGAGATGCAGGGTTTAACCCCCAGGACCGTGTGCATGGAAGCACAGTAGCCCTTGTTTTTAAAGTGGTGACAACTTGGGGTAGGTAAAAATCCCTACAGGACTTCAAGATTAGGAGCAAAGCTTCTACCTGTGAGGTTCCTGAAGACTGTAAGCAGGTGGGCACTCTCTCTTGCAGGCGTTTGCAAACCCGGAGGATGCCCTGCGCAATGGGGGGGTGCAGTTCTGCCGCGAGGACCCTGACGTGGAGCGGTGCCGCAGGTGAGCGGTGCTGGCATTCCTGGTGCCAGGATTTTCCCTCTGGTGCCAGCATTCCCTCTGATGTTGGCATTCCCTGTGCCACCAttccctctgtgccagctgctggcaaAGAAGTGGGAAGCTAAAGGGCTCGCTAATCAAATAATGTTGTAGATGGTTGGAGTGTCTCgagctctgctgtgggaccCTGCACACTAGAGCAGTTTAATCTTTAACGGGAGCCTGGTGTGCACTGgagcaaggaaaagagaaggatcCGGGTTTGCGTTCAACATCCAACTCTGACTGACTCTTTTCTAGGTGCTCAAAGTCCCACAGGCTCCCAATGTCTCATCCTGTACCCACACTCAAAGGCTCCTTGTGTCCTGCTCTGACAGGACCCCAGCTTCCCCCAGATCCCTGCACAGCTTGGACAGGGAACAGAGTGACTGGTTGCAGTGCTGTAGACGGCTGCCCTTTTTGGGGATTCAGGAAGAGGCCAAACAGGATTGAAATAACTTCTGCCTCTCTAACTGGGCAAACTCTGAATGTTACCCCTCTTCTGTGAGAATCACAGTTTCTCAGAGGTAAAACACGGGTTGATTCAGCCCTGGGCTTGATTTGCTGTCCCCCTTACCGAAGGAGGTGCCCCAAGTGCTAGGCTGGATTGCTGGTGATGTACAGGAAAGGGACTGGAGCCGtaccctgctttcctggagccCTGGGCTATGCGTGGGGACCTCACTGCTCACGTCCCACTGCCTCCAGCATTTGCTTTAGAAAACATCCAGTGCCACCTAATTGTTCGGCttccggggggggggggaggaggaggatggtaAATGAGCCATTTCCTTcctagcaaaaagaaaataatagcagaaataataatcataatCCTCTTTTGATTATTCAGAATAAACAATCTAAATAACTAGAGCTGCAGCAAAGACCTGGGACAGCCTGGGATCGACTTGGGCAGTTAAAGCTCGTAGAGTCCATTCTTGCTGATCTATTTGCAGCCCTGAAGAAGACAGATTCAATCCGAGGTGTTTCCCCAGAGCAAGGGCGATGTCAGCTTTTCATCTTGGACTGTATCTGggggggagcagagccaggggtctttgcaggacagggacagagcagggtgGGATGTTTACCCCCTGCCTCTTTAAAGAGTCTCCTGGCTGCCTCTCagctctctcctttctcctccctcttcttccATTTGTCCTTCCGTCCCTGCTGAACCCCAGAGTCCTTGGGGTTTATTCAGAGGATGGtgcctgggggaggagggacaCAACCCACACTCTTGGCATGACCGGATCCTGTTTCAGTAGAGCTGTGGGTGGTGGCAGGGATGCTGTGATACCCAGGCAGGTGCATGTTCAGCTGGAGCACAGGGTTTGGTCCCATCAGCGCTGATGTGTCACCACATGGCCATAGCGGCCCCTCCAGCCATACTGTGGTGCTGCTacccaggtgctgctggcacagtgtGGGGGTCCTTGGAGCGCTCCTCCCCAATCCCCTTTGGATGCATTCGTGGAGAGGTGAAGCCACAAACCCTCCCATCCTGTGAGTTTCTCCACTGGAGAAGCTGTGGTCTGGAACTGCCTTTTATTGTGTAGCATGGCCACATCTGGGGCCATGCCGTGCTGGCACCACACCAGTTTTGAGCTTTTCACAGCTTCACAGGgtctttgttttgctctgtttattTGAAAGCTCCAACCCTCGAGCTGTCATCTGCTGTGGCAAAGGCGTCCCAGTCACGGAGAGAAAGTTTCAGGAGCTCAGTGTCCCAAGGGAGAGACACGGGGTGTGAAATCCTCCTGCCTCTGTGTATAAGGGAGAACTGATGCTTTTGGGGGCTGTGTCTGTCCCATCCAATGGAGGAGAGGCCCAGCAGCACCTAGGGATGGGTACTCTGGCTAGAAGGAAtgagggaaaacagggaattcTGGTGGGAAGGAACAACCTTATGTCACTTTTCAGGGCCCACCGCAATGACATGGAGAAcatctttcccttcctcttcctcgGAGCCATCTACTCCCTGCTGGATCCCAGTCCTGCAGTGGCCAGGATCCACTTCCTCATCTTCTGTGTGGGACGGATCATCCACACCATTGCCTACCTCCTGCGGCTGAGGGCACCCACACGCTCCGTGGCCTACAGTGTGGCCCAGCTGCCCTGCTTCTCCATGGCCCTGCAGATCCTCCTGGCCACCACCCCGTACTGGTAACACCCAGAGGGACCGACCACCTGAACCCCCTCATCCTGACTCTGCTGGTCCCCCCTGCAAGTGGGAGAgagtgcgtgtgtgtgtgtgtgtgtgtgtgtgtgtcaccaGGGATGTCACCAGGGAGGTCAACTGCACCCTGAGGATGTTCAGTGCAGCCTTGATAAAATTCCACTGCCATCAGAATTTGTCGGAGAAgtcaccagagagaaggaaCGTGCAGGAAGGGGATGTGGAGGCaggtttctctctctcctgctgagGGTGAGAGGTGGAAAGCACATGGACTACCCCTCGTGGAAGGGGTCATTGAAGGAAAGGTTTTCTGTGTTTGGAACGGGGAAGATGTGCCTTTTCCTCTTGGTCATGAATACCCCATGAATCAGGAAGGGGAAATCATGGGGGTCCAACAAAGTCTCTTAGTCAGCAGATGTGGTTGGTAGCAGAGGTTATAAAGCAGCCACCCTTCTCCTGCCCAGCCACGTGCATCTGTGGGGATGTGAGTCCCTTAGGACTTAGTCCCTTAGGTTCCCTCTCCCACAAGGAGGACAGGAGGCAGGTACCTTCCAGGAAGTGTAACAGGGAAGTCAAAATCTCAGGGGTGATGTTGTGAGGCCACTGAAGCAttcagtgctcccagtgccacctCGTCTCACGCCATGGgacacagctccctgccaggagcctcACTGCAGGCAGGATCCTGCTAactcctggcagctcccagccagcagcagctgtggcttttGCATCTCAGCCCCACCACAGCAAGATGCAGAACGACAtgcctggagcagccagcaggaatCATTTACCCTGGACACAGAGCCTGGATACATTTGCCGGACACAAAGCTCTGGGACTTCTGGAAAGTCTAAAACACTCACACAAAACAGACAGAGTTTTCTCCCATAGAGCAGTCATGTCCACATGCCACTAATGCCTGAAAATGCCTCCAGGGCATCAGACTGAGTTTCTCCCCCTCTGTTTGCAGCCTTTCTCTGGCCACAGAAGGGCCGTTGCTATTTGGAAAATGTGCCATGATCGCTTTAGGggtgttttctttcagctgtttccAGCTGTCCACTGCTGCCACGCCATTCACAGCCCTGACCAGCTGGTGTTTGCAGAAAGCTCTGGAAATGAGCAGAGGGGCTTTGAAGACAGTATTGCTGCTCTGTGTCACCCAAAGGTGTCATGTTGGAGAGGAGAGGTTGGGACCAGGGTATTGCATGGTAAAAAAGCCCCATGAGCTCCTCTGCTACACAGCTGTCCCCAGGTaccaggggctgctcccagcagcagcagcagcagcaatggagCATCCCTCTGGAGGAGAAGACAGGAGTAAAACTTTGCTCTTCagtgcctcctccctcctctgagGGCAACACAGAATTGGACTAAGATCACAGAGACAAGCCAGAATGAGTAGAAAATAAATTCCCCTTCCATCTGTCCTGTGCACTGAGGCTGTTCCCTTGACTGCTCTCCTCAGAGATGCTTTTGTTGAGACCTCACTGAGCACGGGGGACACACCCGCTCAGAGTGATGCTCAGCCCTTGCTCAGCTCGGGTAGAAGTTTCTGTACCAGTAACTCCTGATCCCAGTGCAGTTGTGGCCTCAGGCCGAGCTGTGTGGTGAAGTTTGGAGTGGAATGCCTTGCTCTCCCACTGTGAGGAAGGTGGGCAGGATTGCAGGTTCAGTAGTTCACTCTTGGCCACTTCTCCGTCACAAAGATGTCTGGGTAACACAGACCCTTCTTAACAAGTCTTTTCTGCCTCACAGGGTGCACAAGATCTTGAACCCCTGtatgtttctctgctgctgcacatgCATCCTAGTGGCAGGAAGCAAATATTcccaataaaaacaaatcattGTGCTCTGATACATCCTTCCTTCGGGAGCAGCAGatgcagctgggcagcagctgggtcCATCCTCAGCAGGATGTTAAACCCCACTGTAGAGCCTGGAGTGCCCTGGGACTTCTAAAGAGGCATCCCCTTCCTCTGCACTCACGTGCCCTGCAGAGGAACCTCTTTTCCAGGTGTGCATTATTTGTGCTGATCCTTTAaattcagcagagctgggaattaCAAGCAGCTCtgttcagttttccttccctgagcagcaaaTTGTTACAAAGCTTGGTGTTCACTCAAAAATCCTGGAGGGCTGCAGAAGCTCAGGTAAGATGTGGTTGctcttctttctgttcttaGGACTTGTAAAGGAGCTGGTTGTATTTTCCAAGATAAGTATCCCCCTTTTTTTGCACTAGATTGCTGGGAAACAAATGCCTCATTTCTCTGGGTTTCCCCTATTTTCTTAAGTTGTTAGTGTTTGGGAGGTGCTGCCCGTCATGTCTGTGTTAGTTTGATAAAATGGCTCCGCTtggttcttttctttccctttttgttttcaaataagaaaGACAGTGGTTTTACAAAATGGACTCTCTCCAGTACATGTTGCTGTGGTTGGAGGTGTGGCTGGGATGGAGATTTTGGcatgggaaggaggaaggaaggctACAAAATGCCCTTCCAGCCCCCAGATCTGCCAGCTGCTTCAGCGTCTTCTCGGCTGCCTGTCCAGTGCCTGAGGCTGATGCCCTGTTCAGGGAAGCTGAGGTTACATGCaaagctctgctttcttcttttttattaaaaaaaaaaataaactctgctTACTGGCTGCAGGGAAAAGCTTGGGAATGTGAACTCTCCTGGctcaaaaaaaaacaaacagaaaaagcctACAAGGCAAACTTGAGAGAGGCCCAAGCATTGTACTTATTTTGAAGTGTTGTGGAAGTTTGGGGGAAGCAGGACTGAGCTGGACTCGGTTGCTTTGGTAGCATCAGTCCCATCAGGGCTCTCCTGGGACTAGGTGATCAGAGCCAGTGGCTCTCCCCCTGGACACTGCCAGTGGTGTTTGCTGCATATGGGGGGCATCCCTGCCTTTTCCCAATTAATATTGAAAGCCTAGAGCTCCCAAATTCCTGCTCTGGCATCTGTGTGGGCAAAGAATgtgcccaggagagcagggacagTGGCTGCACCCAGCAGTCTCTGGGTTTGGTGTGTGCGTTGTATGTCCAACAACTTGTTTTTCACACCTGGCTCAAACAGGAATCGGCAGCACTCTGAAACCCACCTGGGACTGCAGAACGACAGTTTGGTGCTTAAATAggtacaaattgaaagaggaggaatttaagttagacattaggaagaaattttttactgtgagggttaCTTACACTGGTACAAGCTGCCCACAGAGGCTGTggatcccagccctggcagagttcaaagccaggttggatgagaCCTTGAGCAACTTTGGTCTAATgcaagctgtccctgcccacggcaggatGGGTTGGgagtagatgatctttaaggtccattccgCCCCCTTCTGTGGTGCAACGTGTGAATGTGATTCACACAACCAGTACGTGTCTTCCCTCAAGATGtctggagctgggagaaaagCAAGTGGAGACCCAGCACAAGTCACTTCCCCTCCCACACTCTTTTAGGTGGCTCAAGCCTCTGGATCCCTCCTACCCCTGAGCACAGGACACACCTCTTCCTTACCTGCCTGCACCACTTCCTGGGTCTCTCCATCCAGACCTTCCCCTGGTGGCCTCTGGACCAAGATTCCTGCTTGGGCAGCTCTCCTTTAACTGAGATCACACTCTTCCTTTTCTGCCCTCCCAAAATCTCCCATTCCCTCTAGCAGATGGGATTTTGATACACAAATCCTCTTACTCCTCTTGAAGAACTGAGATTCCTGTGACTTGTAGAGAGAATGAGAGGAGCCAGCTCTACAGGCATGGGCATCCCAGAAGGAGAAGATAACGgtgcttccctgctgctctctggcacATGAGGATGAAGTTGGCACCGGTAAAACTTTTTCCAGCGGGCGTTTTCCATCCCGactgtggggctgagctgtgagACGTCCCCTGCTTCATACGTGGGGGCGAGCCCCGGATAGGGGGGAGGGAGCCGGCCGGGTGCGGAGCAGAGCAGCGCGATGGGGGCTCGCCCTCGGCCCGCCGGGTTCCGCGGGCTGCGCTGCGCTGCGCGGGGCTGCAGCACCCTCGTGTGGCTGCGGGACCCTGCGGGGGGACTCGGGGACCCTGCCCGGGGACCCGCGCCCACGGATTCTCTCCCCCCACGTCTGCTGGCCAGAGAGCTTGGGGTGCAGCTGGAGGTGtttggggtggagggagggTGCCATTCCTTGGGGAACGCGTTGAGGGGGAGTAGGCTGTGGCTGCTCTAGTGCCCATCGGCGTCTCCAAAGCAGGCAGATGTAATGCCAGATCCAGGGAGATCCTCCCATCACCTCAGACTTGCCCTTTGGCAGTCACCTGGTTGAAAACAGACTGGTTTGAGGAAGGAAACAGTTTGCAAATGTCCTTGCAAACTTTCCCTGCTTCTGAAGTTGTGGTGTATGGATGCAACGCTGTGCATCTCCATGCAATAGTTCTTCCTTATACATGGTAACTTCCTGGGCTTTGTGATGCCAGCTACAAAAGGAACCTTtgcttcctcccttctccccgAGTAATTATAAAGCATTACAGCCCCTGTGGATAGTTACCATccagcttctctgctgccttAGGTTGCTTCCCTGTGGGGTCGGAAAGAATCAGCAGTGAGCAAAATATCTGCCGCAGGGAGGAGATGCTCCTTCCATATGGAATGTAGAGTTTGGGGTGAGCATCGCAACCCCCAGGACAGGAGCATTGCTCCAAAGGGCAGGAGGGGCTCGGCTGCTGGGAGGTGACACGATGCTGTCATGGGAACATGTGTTTCTGCAGTTTGTAGATGGTGCCAGCAAGAGGGTCTTCAGACCTTCCTGTTGCCACCAGAGGGAGAAGGGCTCAGCAGTACAACGGTAATGGGAAAGGAGGATGCTGTAACCACAATATGTCTGTAATTCATTCTGGATGGGGATAACCAGGCTGGTGTCCCTGTGAGCTGGAAAATGTGAGCTCTGTTTTGTCTTGCTGCTGTGGCAGCCGATGCTGATGACAACATAAAATTGttctcattaaaatattctaGGGGCAAACTTCAGCTTTTCATCAGTCAGCAAGTCATGCACAAGTGTCAGGCTGTGGGGTCAGAGACAAGGAAAGGGGGTCCAGGAAGATCCTCCCATCACCTAAGATCTGCCCTTTTGGAATCACCTGGTTGAAACCAACTGCTTTGAGGAAGGAAACAGTTTGCAAATGTCTTTGCAACCTTCCCCCACTCCCAAAGTTGTGGTGCATGGATGGAGACCAGCTCTCCTGCTGAAATTAGTACTGGTGATGGATGTGCCCTTCCTAGGAGGAAAAATGCCCCTATCCTGGAAGAGGAGTGGTTGCACAATGTCTTTGAGCTCCTCTTCATTGACAGCCTTCCCCcagtgcttcccttccctgtggaGTGCAGACCCTGCCAGgtgagctgcagctctccatGCTTGTCTATCTCCTGGTTTGTGGACCCCTCAGATGTCCAtcagctcctgggagctgacTGACCATGGGTTGGGACCTTCTGCTCTAGTGGGAGATGAACTGAAGTTGGGACAGTTCAGGCAGGAAATAAGTGACATATTTCCAGCAGTCAACAGTAATGAGTCACTGGAGGAATCTGCCCTGGGAGCTGTAAGCTCATCAATTCCAAGGGTCTTTTGACTTGGGGCTGGATGCTCTCCAAAGGGATGCTCTGCACTGGCCACATGCTGAGGATGAGGATGCTGCTTGGGTGATATTCTTTATGCAGGAGGTTGGACAATTTGCCTTAATGATCTACAAACCACTTactgaatgaataaataaatggttaaaaagcagcagcagagcagtttgaTAGGGATGGTCAAGTGTCTGGGACTGTGGTGGGCCTGGAGTGATGCCCAACATGGGGACCTGCTcttgctgggtgctgcagggatgAAATGGGATGAGCCTTGTTCCCTTCTAGGGAAAGCTGGAATGTGTTGTTTAGGGGTCCTTCCTTCCTCAACCTTGCAATCCACAGGATCCATGTGTCCCACAAGCCACCGGTGATGGGAGGAACAAAGgttgctgctgggagggagctgaTCCTGTGGCTCACGGAGCTGAGCCCCTCTGGGTGTGTGCGATAGCACTTTCTGCCTTGCTCTCTAATCCTTTCCTAGCGATTCCTGCCACTTGACTTGCTGCCTTTCAGTCTGCACTGGGCAGTTTCAAACTGCACTGGGCATTTTCCCCTGGGCACATCTTCCCATTTCTCCACATTGCATTAAATCTGCTGCTTGATAGCTCAACACTGTGAGCTCCTGGAGCGCTGTTTAACTTTGGCTGCCTCAACTATTTAGTATCACCTTTGCCTGACCACTGACTCCCCCTGTTTTGGTGCTTGGTGCCTGCTCTGCACCTGTAGGCCTTTGCTCTCTGAAAAGTGCTCTACAATCTGATGGTTTATTCCTATCCTTATTCCTATTCCTACACAGCTCAATTTCTGTGTAGAATCTGACCCTTCTTGCTGCCTCTTACTTCAATTTCTGCCCAGGCTTCTTGTCCAGGGCAGGTGGGGAAACCACAGTGGCTGCTGATGAAGAGTCACATCCCTATCACATGCACTGACACGTCTCTActcagtaaaatatttattcctccATTATTTCACAAGAGTTGTTTTTACAAAAACCTTacaaaaatttccaaaacacagacatgcagaagaaaaaaacaaatccaccATGGATCTTGTTACAAGTAATTGAAATGTACAAATAGAAAGGGCGAGAGAGAGCTTAGATTACAATAATCCCTCGGTCCTGCTACCCCTCCATGGGTGCAATTTGTATCTCTTCTTGGTGAGTTCAGCATTGAGTGACAAGCTGTGATAAGCTGccaaaagcacagcaaaggagGGGGCCTAAGATTAGgagcaaatgttttcaaatatatatatacatatagatatttagtgaagaaatatttattcccTGCTTTTTTTAGGTTTACAGAAACAGCATCTGCAAACTATTAAAtgggtttattttcattaatgttCTCAAAGAGGCAGTGACATTTATATCCCTGTGGTTTCATCTTGTATAACCGAAAAAAGAGCCTTGTGCTTTCCATGGGAATAGGACCCTCCcggcctcctcctcctgccccaagTGGTGTTTCTTAGGGAGGATGATTTGATCCACAGTGGATCCCTCTGCCCCCTGGCTTGGCAGGTCTCTGTGCAGTGTGGGGAGCTGCGTGCTCTTCTTCTGGCATGACAAATGGGAGGGATACCAGCCCTGGAAATGTGGATGGGGGCAGAGGGTGGGTATTTAGGGTGACACTGCTCCCTGGATGAGGTGGACAGCGTCAATCAGGCTGtgccctctccctgcctgccaaGCTTGAGGAGGAGAAGGTAACTATTCCCAACTAGGGGCTGCACTGTGGAGCAGAGAAagcaggggctggaggcaggatgGAGGGTGGTTCACCCCCAGCAAGAGGAGATAGGCTCCTCTCCTGGTTCTCCTATCAGGtctccagctcccagtgctgggtgAGTCCCCCCCAGGCTGGCATTgccctgcagtgcagctgaaGGCTCCAGTGTCACAGCCACTGGGTCCCACATGCAGCTGCAGTGAGAGCCCCAGTGGGAATGGGAGAGGAtgctcctgggagctgtggggactCAGGTGGGCACTCTGTAGCTGTGACACTTTCAGCCTTGGTGTCACTGACCAGAGGATGTTTACGTGGAGGAGGCACTTCAGCAATTACTCTATTTGTCCTCAGATCTATTGCTGCAGCCCCCAAACCAACCCCTTCTAGGGAAGTAGGGCTGGTGTCTTCACTGTCCAGGCCACCCCTCTGAGTTGGTGGTGTCCCCATGCTTGGCTGGTGGCTCTTTCCAGTGGGTGAGGAAAGGGTGGTCTGGTTTCCAGTGGGCTTTGTCCACAGGGACACCACACCCCCACCACTCCGGCTCATTCCCCATTGCTGCGGAATTGGCAGGAGAAGGTGGAGGCTGCGTCTCTCCGCAGCTCAGTCCCATGGGCTGGGGCCAGGTTGCCCACCCCGTGTCCATCCCCCTGCACATCCCACCTTGGAGCCTCATTAGGCTGCACAGCAGGGTGGGACGAGGGGGAAACCATTTCCTttctgcaaaaccaaaaaagcctcCCCCATGGAGTTGCTGGTCCCAGACCCCCGAGCACATCTGCGGAGCTGCCGACGGGGAGGCTGTGCCTCCGGAAGGCGAAGCCTTCGTTGGCACGAAGCACTGGGAGCCGCCTACTCAGCTGAAACCCAACAGCTTTTTCCaattttctccctccctgggACGGCTCAATGACCTGGGGCTCTGCAGAATCGCTGGCAAATCCACCGAGGCAGGGCAGCGGTGCCTGCATGGGGATTGGCAATGCATCCCCAGCTCACAGGAGAGCTCAGAGGCTCCAAGCAGGTCTGTTGagatgctccagctctgcctgcccctcTGGGAAGGGACAAAGCCTGATGCCATCAGCATAGGCAGCTCCTAAATGCAGGCAGCACAGTGCAGAGGGCTGGCCTAGACTGGCCATGGCATGGGTGAGCCATCAGCTTCCCAAAGTCCCAAACTTTAGGAAGTCCTAAACCCCACACTGCGGCTGGGGTCGCACAAAGAAATGAACACATGGATCAGCTTTGGCACGCACAGTTGAGCGCCGCAAGTCACAGCCCAGTGGAAAGAGGGGCTCATGATCCTCCCACGCTGTCCCTGCGGGAGGAGAAGACCCAATAACTCTTTGGCTCTCTGGGCAAGATACCCAAATTGGTCAAATCCAATAGTCCAAGATCCTTCCATGTTTGGAAGCAAATTCTTGTTCCCTTGGCAAGTCTGTTTGTCCTCAAAGAGCGCGTGGGGggtatgtgtgtatatatagcCGTTATTATAAGGGTGTGCGAAAAGCAAGTTTCTAACCAAGTTCGCTCCATATGTGGCTATAATTATGTGCCACTTCGGCCTGGGACTGACTCTACCttcagaagggaagggaagaggagagaagatgCAGAGACATTGGATGA includes these proteins:
- the PTGES gene encoding prostaglandin E synthase isoform X2 produces the protein MMENKVFLSFTFYSTILILKMYVVAIITGQVRLRKKAFANPEDALRNGGVQFCREDPDVERCRRAHRNDMENIFPFLFLGAIYSLLDPSPAVARIHFLIFCVGRIIHTIAYLLRLRAPTRSVAYSVAQLPCFSMALQILLATTPY
- the PTGES gene encoding prostaglandin E synthase isoform X1 produces the protein MMENKVFLSFTFYSTILILKMYVVAIITGQVRLRKKAFANPEDALRNGGVQFCREDPDVERCRRAHRNDMENIFPFLFLGAIYSLLDPSPAVARIHFLIFCVGRIIHTIAYLLRLRAPTRSVAYSVAQLPCFSMALQILLATTPYW